CGCGTTTGAGTGTATCTTTCAGTTTCAGGGGACGGAACATGGCGACTCCTGATCAAAGAGACGATGACGGTTGTCATTGGCGCTTACAACACGGAAGCTGGCCCTGATGCATCAGGGCCAGCTTCCGTGAATGCTCACCCAGTGGTGAGTTGAAGATTCTTGCTGTGTACTTCGACCAACTCGTCCGGCTCCTTAAAAAAATCGAGCGGTAGGTTACCCACTCTTCTGATTGATTCGGGTGACCGTATTAGGTCGGCGCAGATGTCGTTTTTGGTGAAGTCAGCTTCGCTGAGAAGCACTTGTACTGCTTGTGGGAATGCGACAGTCGCCTCTGGATCAGTTGAGAAGTCAAGGGGCTCTCGCTTGTTCCATTTCCGCCTCACTAGGTTTTTGCGGATTCGAACAAAGTCCTCTTGCTCGATCACTTCCAAGTCAAGGAGTCGGTGGGCAATAGCGCCAATAGAGACGCCCCATCTCTTCTTAAGCAGCAAGAGAGAATCCAGGTCGATTGACTCTGCCTCTTGCAGGAGAGGACCTGCAGGGAGCAGCAGAGCACTAGCGAACCGGTGGGCCTGCTTCTCAAGGCGCTCGTAAATCCGGTCATCGTTGAGTTCTGCTGGCATGACCTGTCGGTGGAGCAGCAAATGCCCCAGCTCATGCGAGAGGTCAAATCGGGAACGGAAGTAGTTGGTCTTGTAGTCGTTGAGGGCGATGATTCCTCTGCCACTCGAGCTGTAGAACGAGTAACCATCAATGTCATCAGCGCCAACATCAAATCGAGAGACCAGGATGCCGTGGGACTCCACAGTCCGGGTGAGGTGCTCGATCGGGCCGAGGCCAAGCCGCCAGTGCTTGCGAAGGCGAAGGGCTGCGTCATCGATGATGGTCAAATCGACGTTGTCTGTCGCTAGGAGGGAAAGGAAATCTGTTGGCAGATCTAACTCAGGGAACGAAACGTACTCTTCAAGAAACAGGCTGAGGTCTTCCAGCCACCGTTGCCACGCTGAGGCGCGACGTAGTTCGGGTGCAGTCACCCGCTTAAGTCGGCGGAAAAAAGTGACGGTGCGGTCTTCACCTTCACGCAGCGGCTGATAGAAGAAGCCAACAGGTTGGTCCAGTGTGTCGGACAGTGTGATCACCACTTCGCTTGATGGGCGATCAGCCCCTGACTCGTACCGGGAAATCGCTTGCTTTGATTTACCAATGCGGTCGGCGAGCGTGGTCATTGTCAGTCCCTGTGCTTCCCTAGCTTGTTTGAGTCGTTCCCCTTGAAAGACCTGCAAACCCTGAAACAACAGGTTCTTGGGTCTGGGGGCAGCGGTCATGAGGTCTTCTGTTCCTCGGTGGTGCTGGGCACGTCCTGTGCTGCGGGTTCGCCGCGGCGCCGGCGGGTGGTCACGAGTTTCGGTTCAGAAGCGGCTGGGAGCGCTGGTGAAACTGGAGCGATAAGGGGCGTGATAACCATCTCTTCAAGCACGCGCGCCATTCTGCCAGCAGCTCGCTCCATCATGTCGATATAGGCACCAAATCGCCGTCCGTCCTGTTCGTAGGCAGAAAGGCGGATGAACTCCGGTTCGGCTGGCACGCCAAATTCAAAAGTGTGGCCGAATTGGAGGGCGCCGATCACGTCTTCACTCATGGGGCGCACTTCTTCAGGCGGATCCGTGAGTTCAATCCGTTCGCGCTGTTGGAGAAGGCGGAGATAGGCTTTGGGACTGGGTTTGGTGGTTGGGGTCCGGGTTTTGAAGGGGGCCACCTTGAGCCGGCCGAAGTTCATGTAGATGAACGCGTTGGTTTTGGTGGGGTTGAGGGCCACGCGGATGCGAACGCCTGATGTCTTGGGAAACAACGCTGCCCTGAGGTAACGGTTGATCAGGTTGGGCAGCAGGGAACTGAAGGTCTGCTTGGCCAAGGTGGTGTCGGGATCGGCAGACGCCTCCTCATGGGCATGGGCGTATGCCTTTCGAATAGCGGCGTTGATTCGGGCCGCTGTGTCTTCGCTGACCTCCTGCTCCATCAACTGGAGGACGACCCGCTGTTCTTCGGTAAAGGCTGGCTGCTTTTGTCCCCGTTTTCTGCTCATCTCAGAACACACTATGGGTCTTTTTTACAATTTTGTCTAGTGAGCGTAGATTTTCTGCCCATATGTCTCCTTTGAATTCCAATGACCCGGCGACAGACAATGATGGTCTTACCAAAAATCAGCGCCAGGACGACAAATATAGCCATTATGGCAGGACCGTATCGTAAGCCAGTTCGTTGAATTCGACTAACGAATGGTTATGGAGTATGTCCTGCTTGCGTCAACGTGAACTCTCGGCCGCAGGAGTCGAATCTGCTTGATGCCGGGGCCGAGGTGTTGTGAACGCTGAAGTGCCCATGGGTTCAGGGAGGTGCAGCAGGGGTCA
This is a stretch of genomic DNA from Deinococcus multiflagellatus. It encodes these proteins:
- a CDS encoding helix-turn-helix domain-containing protein encodes the protein MTAAPRPKNLLFQGLQVFQGERLKQAREAQGLTMTTLADRIGKSKQAISRYESGADRPSSEVVITLSDTLDQPVGFFYQPLREGEDRTVTFFRRLKRVTAPELRRASAWQRWLEDLSLFLEEYVSFPELDLPTDFLSLLATDNVDLTIIDDAALRLRKHWRLGLGPIEHLTRTVESHGILVSRFDVGADDIDGYSFYSSSGRGIIALNDYKTNYFRSRFDLSHELGHLLLHRQVMPAELNDDRIYERLEKQAHRFASALLLPAGPLLQEAESIDLDSLLLLKKRWGVSIGAIAHRLLDLEVIEQEDFVRIRKNLVRRKWNKREPLDFSTDPEATVAFPQAVQVLLSEADFTKNDICADLIRSPESIRRVGNLPLDFFKEPDELVEVHSKNLQLTTG